The window TTTAGCTGCCTTGAGTGCAGCGGCATAACAAGGGTAATACCACATCCAATAAAAAACCCTTTTGCCCTGTTACTCGTCGTAACAAAAGGTCAAAAGGGTTTTCTTGTCTTTGTCTATAATCAAATAAGATCATCTATAATCAAATAACGTAACATTTATAAACGCTTAACTATTGATTAAAGGTGCTCACCACGGCGCAAAGCATCAATACGCTTGTCTAGCGGTGGGTGAGTCATAAACAATTCAGACAATGACTTCTTCTTACCATTGATACCGAATGCCATCATAGAGCCTTCTAGCTGTGGCTCGTGGCTCATTTTCAAACGCTCTAACGCAGCAATCATCTTTTCTTTACCGACTAAGTTCGCAGAACCCGCGTCCGCTTTAAATTCACGGTGTCGGCTATACCACATAGTTAGAATGCTTGCTAAGAAGCCAAACAGTACTTCCATAATTGAAGAGACGATGAAGTACGTTATGTAGCTACCACCTCCGCCTTCCTCATCACTGTTGTTAACACCGCTGATTGCGCCCGCCACTAAACGAGAAACAAAAATAACAAAGGTATTCACAACACCTTGCATTAAGGTCATCGTTACCATATCACCATTAGAGATATGACTGATTTCATGAGCAAGTACCGCTTCAGCTTCATCACGTGTCATGCTGTGAAGCAAACCCGTTGAAACCGCAACCAGTGAATCATCACGCTTAGCGCCTGTTGCAAATGCGTTGATATCAGCAGAGTCATAAACAGCAACGGTTGGCATACCAATGCCTGCTTGTTGCGCTTGACGAGAAACGGTTTCCATCAACCAGTGCTCTGTTTCATTGCGAGGATGTTCAATAACTGAACCACCGACAGAACGAAGAGCCATCTTCTTTGACATGAAGAGTGAGAATAGCGAGCCACCAAAGCCGAACAGTGCAGCCATTACCAATAAGCCAGATAGGCTACCAGGCTGCATACCTGTTACAGCATAAACGACATTCAAGACAACGCTGAATACCAGCATTACGGCAAGGTTGGTTGCCAAGAACAAAGCAATTCGCTTCATATTTCCAATTATCTCCAATAAATAAAAGAAGCTTCAAATACATAATAGATGGTAAGTGCCACCTACAGTTTAGTTAATATACCCAAGTTATCTCAAGATGCTCGTTTCAGCGAGAATCCTGCATCTTGAGGTAGCTTGGGTATATATGGTCGTTCAAAGCAATTACAAGTGAAAGAACATAATTGTTACCATTCGTATCAAGCTAAAGAATGATTGTTAATACTACATAGGTAAATTTAAGGTTTACAGGTCTTGTTATTAAACCGTTATAATTCCAGTAAGGCATAATGACAAAATTTAATCATTATTATCATTCTACTGTTATAACGAACATGGCCGCCCAAAAACTGAACAGTGTTCACTATTATAAATCGAAGAGTAAAGTACTCACTTGTTTCTTCATTGCTTTATCTCTACAATGTGCGCCTACACATTTCGTGGATACAAACTTTTGACGATCACTCCGCCTTAGACAATCACTTCGGAACACTCTCGTTCCAACAAATCACTATCTAGGTAGCACTTTTGCTGCCCATCTTGCTGTGCGTTTTAATCACTAACAGCACCCCTATAAAATTTGTCGCTACATTTTTATCCGGTTATTACCTGATGGTTTCCGTTCGCGCAAATTTTAATAATTTGAGTATATTGAATGTTAGATACTGTAAAAAAAGATTGGTTCTTCAATGTGAAGGGCGATCTTCTTGCTGGTCTTGTTGTTGCTTTGGCACTTATTCCTGAAGCTATTGCCTTCTCAATTATTGCTGGTCTCGATCCAAAAGTCGGTCTTTATGCGTCATTTTCTATGGCTGTTATTATTGCATTTACAGGTGGTAGACCTGGCATGATTTCAGCTGCAACGGGTGCAATGGCGTTACTGATGGTCACGTTAGTAAAAGATCATGGGCTGGAGCAACCGTACTCACAGGTGTGATACAAATAGCCGCTGGGTATCTGAAACTGGGTAGCTTAATGCGCTTTATTTCTCGATCGGTTGTCACCGGTTTTGTAAATGCGCTCGCCATTTTAATTTTTATGGCACAGTTACCAGAGCTGACGAATGTAACTTGGCACGTTTACGCCATGACAGCAGCTGGTTTGGGTATTATATATCTATTCCCCTACCTACCCGCTATCGGAAAATTATTACCTTCTCCTTTAGTGTGTATTGTTGCCCTCACATTGTTTCTATCTTGCTCGGCTTAGATATTAAAACAGTGGGTGATATGGGGCAGCTTCCCGACACTCTTCCTATCTTCCTTTGGCCTGATGTTCCTTTAAACCTAGACACATTGATGATCATTCTTCCCTACTCGCTTGGGTTAGCGGCTGTTGGCTTACTTGAATCCCTAATGACAGCAACCATTGTTGATGATCTTACCGATACAGAAAGTGATAAAAACCGAGAATGTAAAGGTCAAGGCTTAGCGAATATTGGCGCAGGTTTGATGGGTGGTATGGCGGGCTGTGCGATGATCGGTCAGTCAATAATCAACATTAAATCAGGCGGCCGTGGTCGGTTGTCGTGTTTATCGGCAGGTGTGTTCTTATTAGTGATGGTGGATTTCCTTGGTGATTGGCTCAAGCAGATCCCAATGGCTGCGTTAGTTGCCGTCATGATTATGGTATCAATTGGTACATTCTCATGGGATTCGCTACGAAACCTAAAAAAGCATCCGCTTTCGAGCAATATTGTGATGGTGGTTACCGTTGCTGTGGTAGTTGCCAGTCATAATCTCGCTATCGGCGTTTTTGTCGGCGTATTGCTCGCGGCTTTATTCTTTGCCAACAAAATCAGTCGTTTTATGGTGGTGAAAAGTGCTGACAATACCGCTAGTGCATCACGTCACTATAAAGTGATAGGACAAATATTCTTTGCCTCTTCAGAGCAATTTTTAAAGTCATTTGATTTTAAAGAAGTGTTAGATCACGTCACTATCGATCTTTCTTCCGCCCACTTTTGGGATATCACCTCAGTATCAGCACTTGATAAAGTCGTTATCAAATTCCGTCGTGAAGGTGCAACCGTTGAGTTAATTGGAATGAATGAAGCAACAAATACCCTTGTCGATAAATTTGGTATTCACGACAAACCTGAAGAGGTTGAAAAACTAATGGCTGGTCACTAAGGAATTTATAATGAAAAATATTATCGCGTGTATTGATGGTTCATCCATGTCGACAACTGTGTGTGATGCTAGCATTTGGGCAGCCAAACACTTAGACGTCCCTTTCATGTATTAGATAAGTCGGAATACCCTGTAACAAGTGAGTTATCAGGTAGTATTGGATTAGGCAGCCGAGAGCAACTTCTTGAAGATTTAACGGCACTAGATGAACAACGCAGTAAATTGGCCCTTAAACATGGGAAGTATTTACTTACTGACATGATGGAAAGAGCGAATCAGCAAGGTTTGCCTAACGTCATTAAACAACAAAGACACGGTGACTTTGTTGAATCTCTGCTTGATATTGAAGCTGAAACTCGCTTGCTGGTGATTGGTAAATCAGGTGAAACACATCAAAATCAAACCACCGCTATTGGTTCTCAGCTTGAAAGTGTTATTCGCTCTATAAAGGCACACACCTTAGTCGCAATAAAACCGTTTAACGAACCAAAGTCGTTCATGATTGCATTTGATGGCAGTGACATCAGTCTAAAACTCATCGATAAAGCGATAAAAACCCCGTTATTAAATGGATTAACCTGCCACTTAGTGATGGTGAAAGACGACGATGATCGTACAGAATCTTTCCATGTTGCCGCTAAGAAATTACGTGCTGCAAATATCGATGTCTTGGAAAAAATCATTGAGGGCGATATCCACTCTGCACTGGTGCACTATCAAACACACAATGATATTGGCCTTATTGTAATGGGCGCTTATGGGCATTCACGTGTTAGGCAGTTTTTCTTAGGCAGTAATACCACTGAAATGCTAACCAAAAGCCAAGTGCCGCTCTTACTTATTCGCTAGAAATGAAATAAATGTGTGATAAGGCTAAATCTTAGACTTTAGTCTTATTGCATCAAGTGCGCATATTGATTATTGTTGTTGTCAGGTGTTTAAAACACCAGTCTATTTATCAAGGAGGAATAATGGCCGACAAAGAGAACTACAAAGTTGCGATTGATATTCTTTGCTGTCATCTTGGTATGTCAGTTGATGAAGCTCATAAGGAATTAGGGCTTGATGCATCAGGTAAACCTAAACTGACAAATACTCAAGAAGCACTTATCGGATTAACAGGCGATAACAGCTAAGATGATTACGCTATAAAAAAGCATTTTCAATGCTTTGTGTGACAATGCAAAACTATGTTTTACATGGCGTTTAAAACATAGTCTTATATGGCATTTAAAACATTAATGATCATGCAGCGTCCACACCAAGTAATTATGAGTAAAGCCACTGCCAGCCAGTGGCTTTTTTTTTGCTCTAAGCGAGTTAGTCGAGCATCCATTTTTGTCATCATTTCACGCACCCACTTAATGCCTGTTTTCATGGCTACGCCTGTACCAAACGCAGAGCAAAAACCAGTTGCTGCAGCGACTAATACCGTTTGATATAACTCCATCCAACCCCTCTATTTTTTCTCTTTTTTAAACAGGTATTCAAACTTTACCAACGGTGATGATCTCACTTGCAGGAATCCCCGTTTTACGCTGGATGTCATCGGCTTTTTGCATCATCACACACGCATACTGGCAGTTATCAATGATGGTGTGCATGTTGTATTTCTGCCCTGCAAGAACGGCGATAGCAAAGTCACGAGGGTGGGAATAACTGCGAACGGGATGCCCCCCAATCAATACAGTGAATTACACATTACTGTCACATTGGGTGCTAAATAAAGTAAAGAAAGATCAAAAAAAAGGCACTTTTCAGTGCCTTTTTTCATATCTAGTATTTAGTAATTACTTACACACTAAACAGCGCTATAAACCTAACGCACTCAAATCAATATACTTTGATAAGTCACGTTTTTTAATGCTGGCATGTATGGAATTTCACCCATTTTTTTGCCCGGTAGGTTTTTCTCTAGCATTTTAATAATATCAGCGTAGTTTTCTGTGCCTGGATTGATACGATTAGCAACCCAACCAACCAATTCTAAACCATCATTTTTAATCGCTTCTGCGGTAAGTATTGCATGGCTTAAACACCCTAGCTTTACACCCACAACCAAGATAACAGGTAGCTTTTCACGCTTTACCCAACTTGATAGAAAATCGGTATGAGAAATCGGCACACGCCAGCCACCAGCACCTTCGATAAGTACGGCTTCTGATTTACTTTTAAGATGCTCTAAGCCTGCGCTTAATACATCAAAATCTATCACCTGCCCTTCTTGCTCTGCCGCAAGGTGGGGAGAAATGGCGGCTTCGAATGCGTATGGATTAACTTCTTGATAGTCCAGTTCAACCACTGAAGCATCTTGAATATACAATGCGTCTGAATTACGCATCCCTTCATCTGTTGGTGTGCTATCTGATGCCACAGGCTTATAACCCGCCATCTTAATATTCGCGCTAGCAGCTGCGTGTAAAATTGCGCGAGAGGCTACAGTTTTACCTACTTCGGTATCTGTACCTGTAAGAAAGAAAGCGTTAGTCATTTATTATTACTCCAAAACAGACTTGATATGTAGCTGGCAGTTGACCATTCTCATCTCGAAACTCATTGTAGGCGCTCTCTAACGCCATGATCGTTTTACGACCGGCCAAGCCTGCTTTGCGCCCTTGTGGTAAATGAGTCGCTCCTATCCCTTTTAGGTCCTTCATGAGTCCAACTGCCGCTGGATAATTCACTCTAATTGGTTTGAAGTCTAGGGTATCGATTGCCCCTCCCGCTTGCGCCAGCGCAAGTTTTATCGCCTTTTGCGAAAGAAAATGATTCACATGTTGATATCGATCAACCTCTTGCCATGCCTGTGAAAGCTCAAATAACGAACCCTCTACTAAAGTGGTAAACATAATCTTACCATCTGGCTTAACCACTCGACGCAACTCTTTCAATGGCACAGACAGGTCATCACACCACTGTAAGGCAAGGCTGCTGAAAGCAACATCAAACTGATTATCGTCAATCGGTAAGTTTTCAGCATCAGCTTCTAAATAGGTAACACTATCGCCACAACGAGACTTTGCCTGTGCCAGCATTTCTATCGATAAATCAGCGGCAGAAACATCATAGCCACGTTGCATTAATTGTTCTGAAAAATACCCCGTGCCGCACCCTAAATCTAATACGCGAGTACCTGTGGGAATAACCGCAGGTAAACGCTCAAGCAACTGATGACCAACAATGCGCTGAAAAGCAGCCGCTTTATCGTAATGCTTGGCTGCACGACCAAATGCTTCTGCCACGGCTTGTTTATCAATTCGAGGAATGTCGTTTGTTTTTAATTCTGCTTTGTCATGGGTGACAGCATTAACTTCATTCATCATTAATCACCTCATTTAACGTTGTTGCTAATCGTTTAATATCTTGTTCTGTGTGTGCGGCCGTTAACGTTATTCTTAAACGCGCACTATTTACGGGTACGGTTGGTGGTCTAATTGCACTTACCCATAAACCTTTCGCTTTTAATGCATTGGAAACCGATAACGCTTTATGACTATCGCCAATAATTAAGGGTTTGATAGGCGTGTGCGTATCAACCAGTTGTATTGAGCTCTCGACATTTTCAAAAAGTAAGTACCCTAAATCGTGCAATTTTTCACGACGCCAATCATCTGATTGAATAAGACGACAAGCCGCACTTAATGCGTGAGCTTGTGATGGAGGCATTGACGTCGAATAAATGAAATGACGAGCAAATTGAATTAAGTATTCAGCAGTATCGTTATTGCACATGACAGCAGCGCCTGATAATCCAAAGGCTTTACCAAATGTCACAATAAGAATGTCGGCTTTCACCCCAGCAAGATCACAACTGCCTCGTCCTTTATCACCCAATACCCCACAGCCATGTGCATCATCAACCATTAACCACGCATCATGCTGGCTACATTGCTCTGAAATGTTAGCCAACGGTGATAGATCACCATCCATGCTAAAGACCCCTTCAGTGATCACTAATGGGTTAATAGACGGAAATTTATCATTGGTTTGATGAAGTAAGCGAGTTAATGCAGAGAGATCATTATGAGCGAATCGACGCATGGTTGCAGGTGATAACAGGCCAGCTTCCATCAGTGATGCATGGTTCAATTTATCTTGAATTAATACATCATGCTTATCTGGAATCGTAAACAAAACCGCTTGGTTCGCACTGAAACCGCTATTGAATAATAACGCGCGATCGTAACCCAGCCAGTCGGCAAGTTGATCTTCTAGTGCTTTGTGAGCGGAATGAAAACCCGTCACTAAAGGTGATGCACCACTACCAGCGCCGAATAGCGTTAGCCCTTCTTGCCATGCCGATAGTATGGCGGGATCTTGTGCCAAGCCAAGGTAGTCATTACTCGAAAAGTTAAGTAACGATGTACCTTGATGGTAAACACTTTGATCAGCACGAGACAAACACGCACGCTGGCGATATAACCCTTGGGTTTCTCGTGCTTCCAGCGCGTGTTTTATTTTGTGATTAAAACGACGATTAGACAGTGGCATCGTAGAATAAATCATCTTTACCCGGACGCGCAGCAACACGTTGTGCAACCTGACCTAATAATTCATGCTCTTGCACTTCATCAGGTTTCGCTGCTTGCTCTTGGCTATTAATACCTAGCTTTGCAAACAATTGCATGTCTTTATCTTCACCTGGGTTAGGTGTTGTTAATAGCTTACAACCATAGAATACTGAGTTAGCACCCGCCATGAAACATAGCGTTTGCATCTGTTCATTCATGTCTTCACGACCTGCAGACAAACGCACTGAAGACATTGGCATGATGATACGTGCAACGGCAATGATACGGATGAAATCAAACGGGTCGACATCCTCCACATCTTCCATTGGTGTGCCTTTTACTTTCACCAACATATTAATTGGCACACTTTCAGGGTGGGTTGGCAATGTTGCAAGCTCTACCAATAAACCAGCACGGTCGCGTGAACTTTCACCCATGCCGATAATACCGCCAGAACAAATTTTCATGCCTGCATCACGTACATGGCTTAATGTGTCTAAGCGATCTTGGTAAGTACGTGTTGTAATAACCTGACCGTAATATTCTGGCGACGTATCAAGGTTATGGTTGTAGTAATCTAAACCGGCACCCGCTAATTCATCGGCTTGACCACCCGTGATCATACCCAGTGTCATACACGTCTCAAGGCCTATATCTTTAACACCGCGGATCATATCCATTAAGTACGGCATATCGCGTTCTTTCGGGTTCTTCCAAGCAGCACCCATACAAAAACGCGTCGCACCCGATACTTTCGCTTTCTGCGCAGCATCCAGTACTTTTTCAACTTCTAATAAACGCTCACGCTCGACATCTGTACGATAATGCGCACTTTGTGGGCAGTATTTACAATCTTCAGGGCATGCACCCGTTTTGATTGAAAGTAATGTACTCACCTGTACCTTATTGGGTTCATGGTATTGGCGATGTACTTGCTGGGCTTCAAATACAAGATCCATAAACGGCTTTTCAAATAAGGCTTGAACTTCCGCAACTGTCCAATCGTGACGTACTTCCACAGTGTGTAACCTCTTTATAGTAATAATATTGTTGCTCTCACTAGAATCCTCTTTAAAAGAAAATATATGGAATCTAGCGGCTTTCTATACTTGGCTAGTCTACTGAGAGTTAGTAGACTGTCAATATACAATAGACATCAAGGTTTACATCTGTGCAAAAAACAACCAGCAAGATTGATTTGGAATTTGACCAACAGCATGTTTGGCACCCCTACACATCGACGATAAATCCACTGCCTTGTTATCCGGTTGAAAGTGCTAACGGGGTCTATCTCACATTAGAAGATGGTCGTAAGCTTATCGATGGTATGTCTTCATGGTGGTCAACAATCCATGGCTATAATCACCCTGCTCTTAATCAGGCAGCAAAAGATCAAATCGATAAAATGTCACATGTCATGTTTGGTGGTATTACGCACGAACCTGCTGTCGAACTTTGCCGTAAACTTATCGCTATAACGCCTGAACCTTTACAGCATGTTTTCTTGGCTGATTCTGGTTCTGTTGCGGTTGAAGTCTCGTTAAAAATGGCATTGCAGTATTGGCATGCAAAAGGACAACGTCGCCCTAAATTCTTAACCGTTCGTCACGGTTACCATGGCGATACATTTGCTGCGATGTCGGTTACCGACCCTGATAATTCCATGCATAGCCTATACAAAGGCTTCTTACCTGAGCACATTTTTGCGGAATCATCAGAGCGTGGTTTTTACGAAGAATGGTGTGAAAGTGACATTGCCGACTTCAAAGAGAAGCTAAACAATAATAAAGAACAATTAGCCGCTGTTATTATTGAACCCATTGTTCAAGGTGCAGGAGGCATGCGTATTTACCACCCGATGTACCTCAAACGCATTCGTGAGTTATGTGATGAACATGATGTACTGTTGATTGCAGACGAAATTGCAACAGGCTTTGGTCGAACAGGTAAAATGTTTGCCTGTGAACATGCAGGAATTAGCCCTGATATTATGTGTGTCGGCAAAGCACTCACTGGTGGGTACATGACATTGTCGGCTACGCTAGCCACCAAACACGTGGCAGATACAGTATGCAGTGGTGAAGCCGCTTGTTTTATGCACGGTCCCACATTCATGGGTAATCCGTTAGCCTGTGCCGTTGGCAATGCCAGCCTCGAAATTTTAATGCAAGGTAATTGGCAGCAACAAGTCTT is drawn from Photobacterium profundum SS9 and contains these coding sequences:
- the htpX gene encoding protease HtpX, which translates into the protein MKRIALFLATNLAVMLVFSVVLNVVYAVTGMQPGSLSGLLVMAALFGFGGSLFSLFMSKKMALRSVGGSVIEHPRNETEHWLMETVSRQAQQAGIGMPTVAVYDSADINAFATGAKRDDSLVAVSTGLLHSMTRDEAEAVLAHEISHISNGDMVTMTLMQGVVNTFVIFVSRLVAGAISGVNNSDEEGGGGSYITYFIVSSIMEVLFGFLASILTMWYSRHREFKADAGSANLVGKEKMIAALERLKMSHEPQLEGSMMAFGINGKKKSLSELFMTHPPLDKRIDALRRGEHL
- the bioB gene encoding biotin synthase BioB; this encodes MEVRHDWTVAEVQALFEKPFMDLVFEAQQVHRQYHEPNKVQVSTLLSIKTGACPEDCKYCPQSAHYRTDVERERLLEVEKVLDAAQKAKVSGATRFCMGAAWKNPKERDMPYLMDMIRGVKDIGLETCMTLGMITGGQADELAGAGLDYYNHNLDTSPEYYGQVITTRTYQDRLDTLSHVRDAGMKICSGGIIGMGESSRDRAGLLVELATLPTHPESVPINMLVKVKGTPMEDVEDVDPFDFIRIIAVARIIMPMSSVRLSAGREDMNEQMQTLCFMAGANSVFYGCKLLTTPNPGEDKDMQLFAKLGINSQEQAAKPDEVQEHELLGQVAQRVAARPGKDDLFYDATV
- the bioC gene encoding malonyl-ACP O-methyltransferase BioC: MMNEVNAVTHDKAELKTNDIPRIDKQAVAEAFGRAAKHYDKAAAFQRIVGHQLLERLPAVIPTGTRVLDLGCGTGYFSEQLMQRGYDVSAADLSIEMLAQAKSRCGDSVTYLEADAENLPIDDNQFDVAFSSLALQWCDDLSVPLKELRRVVKPDGKIMFTTLVEGSLFELSQAWQEVDRYQHVNHFLSQKAIKLALAQAGGAIDTLDFKPIRVNYPAAVGLMKDLKGIGATHLPQGRKAGLAGRKTIMALESAYNEFRDENGQLPATYQVCFGVIIND
- the bioA gene encoding adenosylmethionine--8-amino-7-oxononanoate transaminase translates to MDLEFDQQHVWHPYTSTINPLPCYPVESANGVYLTLEDGRKLIDGMSSWWSTIHGYNHPALNQAAKDQIDKMSHVMFGGITHEPAVELCRKLIAITPEPLQHVFLADSGSVAVEVSLKMALQYWHAKGQRRPKFLTVRHGYHGDTFAAMSVTDPDNSMHSLYKGFLPEHIFAESSERGFYEEWCESDIADFKEKLNNNKEQLAAVIIEPIVQGAGGMRIYHPMYLKRIRELCDEHDVLLIADEIATGFGRTGKMFACEHAGISPDIMCVGKALTGGYMTLSATLATKHVADTVCSGEAACFMHGPTFMGNPLACAVGNASLEILMQGNWQQQVLSIEQQLSELLPEIGQLDCVKAVRWLGAIGVVELYEPVNMAEIQKSFVDAGVWIRPFGKLIYIMPPFIITPQELSCLTVAILRTLKTQ
- the bioF gene encoding 8-amino-7-oxononanoate synthase, with protein sequence MPLSNRRFNHKIKHALEARETQGLYRQRACLSRADQSVYHQGTSLLNFSSNDYLGLAQDPAILSAWQEGLTLFGAGSGASPLVTGFHSAHKALEDQLADWLGYDRALLFNSGFSANQAVLFTIPDKHDVLIQDKLNHASLMEAGLLSPATMRRFAHNDLSALTRLLHQTNDKFPSINPLVITEGVFSMDGDLSPLANISEQCSQHDAWLMVDDAHGCGVLGDKGRGSCDLAGVKADILIVTFGKAFGLSGAAVMCNNDTAEYLIQFARHFIYSTSMPPSQAHALSAACRLIQSDDWRREKLHDLGYLLFENVESSIQLVDTHTPIKPLIIGDSHKALSVSNALKAKGLWVSAIRPPTVPVNSARLRITLTAAHTEQDIKRLATTLNEVINDE